The Bacteroidota bacterium region AGTGTTTTGTATCTAAAGGTTATTCCGTTGTATCTGGCGGAACAGATAATCATTGTATGCTAATTGATTTACGTTCGAAAAATTTAACCGGAAAGTTGGCGGAAAACGTACTTGTAAAAGCAGATATTACCATCAACAAAAACATGGTTCCGTTTGATGATAAATCTCCATTTGTAACTTCCGGCATTCGTGTTGGAACTCCAGCTATTACTACACGAGGAGTAAAAGAAAAAGACATTCCTAAAATTGTTGATTTTATTGATGAAGTATTAATGAATCACGAAAACGAAACAAGAATAAAAGAGGTAAAGAAGCAAATAAATCTACTTATGAAAAAGTTTGATTTATTTGCTTACTAGTTAAGAGTATTGCATACATAAGCAGCCTCTTATTTTTTTACAATTTTTTTAGTAGTGTTTCTTTTATTTCCATCCGACACCTGTAGGTTATAAATACCTGCCGGGAAGGCACGCAAATCGATATCAATTGCAAAATGAGTGTCTGTATTTTTTCTCTTTGAATAAGAAACACGCTTACCATCAAGCGCAAATACGCTTACCTCAATTTCCGATATCGTGTTTATATCCTGCACAAATACGCTGCAAAGCCCATCTGTAGGATTAGGAAATACAGCAACACTGAATTCGTTTGAATGTGCTTGTTTTTGATAATCTACAGCTGTATAAATATCATTTACCGAAGTAATATTTGCCGAAAAAACGCCTTGTGCATGTGTTGCTACCACTACTAATCCGTCCGACTCTCTGTAATCAATCATTGTACAAACCATATTTCCAATTTCATTAGTCGCCTGCTGAACCCACACAGTAGAGGTTCCCATCAAGGTATCTGTGGCGTATAGGCCAGTTGATGTTGCAGCCCAATAAACAGTTTTATTCCCAACCGGCATTATCGACAACCATCGAACAGAAGGCCCATTGCCCGTTCCATTTACATTTTGTTCTAAATTTCCGGCTGCTTTAGTCCAGGTAGTTCCGCCATTATCAGAATAAAAAACACTGTACACGTTGTAGTTAGAAAACGCCACCATCACTTTATTTCCATCTCTTGGGTCTACCGCAATGCAGCTCACATTACCTGTTGGAAAAAGCGCTCCATTCACCGCTGTGCCTGTAATGTCTTTAGGGATGGGAGTTCCGGCATTTGCCGAATCCAATCTAAAAACTTTTCTGTTGGTTGTTCCGTAATACACCCTATTAGCAGGCACTTTACAAGCAGTTATGGCAGAAACGCGCACATTATTTCCGGCAACCGTATCCGGAAACATTGTCCAATTGGTTTGTACAGAATCCCATGTATTTAACAACGGTATTTGCGATAAATCGTGGTTTCGCCATACATTTTTACCTCCCGCCAAATACATGATGTTGTTGTTATTGGGGTCGAGTGTATATGGATTGATAAATAAATAATTTTTTCCGCCAATTGGGTCGATACGGGCAAAGTTTTGAAAATTTCCGTTCGAGTTCAGCGTTCCTTTCATCATTTTGCCATTTTGTATCGACATGTAATACATTTTTTGGCTGTCGGCAATAGCGCAATACGAGCCGTCTGCACCGCGCGATTGCGTCCAAAGGGTTTGCGGATTAGTACTATTGGTATATTGTGTACCGTTGTCTTGCAACCCTCCAATTACAATTGGATTATTTGGCATTGCATGGTCAATAGCAACTGTATAAAACATACTTGTAATATAACTGTTGCTTAATGACGACCAAACCACCGTACTGGCCATACAGTTTTGTGTAACAGAAATTCCCCCGTCATGTGCAGAATACAACACATTTGGATTACCCGGTAAAAATTCCAACACATGTTGATCAGGATGATGATTGATATAGCTTTCTACAATTGGCAAGTTGGTAGCCGGCTTGTATCCACCAATGTAGGCAATCTGCGTTTTATCTTGAAAGCCATTGGTAGAACGATAAACATTCGTACCACCAATAAATACAACATTGGTGTCGTTTGGTTTTACCTTTACAACTAAATCATATCCGCCTTGTGCACTAAACTGATCGAACGGTCCAACTCCAAAAGAAGAAGGCAAGTTTTGTGAATAATTATTCCACAAACCTCCACTAGCTGCTCCTGTGCCCGAAAGGTACTTGTACTTCCATAAGCTATTCCATTCAACATCCCCCAAGTAGTTGGTATCGGGCGCTCCAAAGCCGGGTGTATGTGCCAAAAACCAAACTTGATTTTCGTCAGCAGGAGAAATTCCAATTACAATTCTATCGTACACCGATGGAAAATTGGAAGGTGTAATATTTGTCCAATTAGCGCCATTATTTGCACTGCGCCAAATTCCCTTCTGTCCGCCATCACTACTTAAGGTTGCATAAATAACTCCGGTAGA contains the following coding sequences:
- a CDS encoding T9SS type A sorting domain-containing protein; translated protein: MKKYFSILLICAVVAAMYWFNRTKVVDAHAVDGFSSPWSKKTGRKAYELERLVDPATGKIPAGIRAKELAYAATLPNDLMAASFKSMSSASWINRGPYNVGGRTRAFAVDASNSSVLLAGSAAGGLWRSTNAGQNWNCVSDKSKNMAITCIAQDKRIGKTNVWYSGTGEAYGASPSGGGAYYLGNGIYKSIDGGVSWNLLSATSPNSPQSFNNYGELVWNVATNPADLTNDAVFAACVAGIYKSLDGGTTWTQTKGTSLSIGYSYFTDVQVTSTGVIYATLSSDGGQKGIWRSANNGANWTNITPSNFPSVYDRIVIGISPADENQVWFLAHTPGFGAPDTNYLGDVEWNSLWKYKYLSGTGAASGGLWNNYSQNLPSSFGVGPFDQFSAQGGYDLVVKVKPNDTNVVFIGGTNVYRSTNGFQDKTQIAYIGGYKPATNLPIVESYINHHPDQHVLEFLPGNPNVLYSAHDGGISVTQNCMASTVVWSSLSNSYITSMFYTVAIDHAMPNNPIVIGGLQDNGTQYTNSTNPQTLWTQSRGADGSYCAIADSQKMYYMSIQNGKMMKGTLNSNGNFQNFARIDPIGGKNYLFINPYTLDPNNNNIMYLAGGKNVWRNHDLSQIPLLNTWDSVQTNWTMFPDTVAGNNVRVSAITACKVPANRVYYGTTNRKVFRLDSANAGTPIPKDITGTAVNGALFPTGNVSCIAVDPRDGNKVMVAFSNYNVYSVFYSDNGGTTWTKAAGNLEQNVNGTGNGPSVRWLSIMPVGNKTVYWAATSTGLYATDTLMGTSTVWVQQATNEIGNMVCTMIDYRESDGLVVVATHAQGVFSANITSVNDIYTAVDYQKQAHSNEFSVAVFPNPTDGLCSVFVQDINTISEIEVSVFALDGKRVSYSKRKNTDTHFAIDIDLRAFPAGIYNLQVSDGNKRNTTKKIVKK